The Thalassophryne amazonica chromosome 6, fThaAma1.1, whole genome shotgun sequence genome includes a region encoding these proteins:
- the LOC117511746 gene encoding probable glutamate receptor produces the protein MISIDFASHLLFGYPGSPLLKNVTIAILQLSEVGELTHLKDKWWASSCVGANGAHTSDVLQPNDLRDLFLLLGLGLGLGLLMALLELLSKARNQAKDGKKSCCSVLTMELNQRFGSGGESTDLESSDKNRA, from the exons ATGATAAGCATTGATTTTGCTTCACACCTTCTCTTTGGTTATCCAGGTTCCCCCCTTCTAAAAAATGTAACCATAGCCATCCTCCAGCTTAGTGAGGTCGGTGAGCTGACACACCTGAAGGACAAGTGGTGGGCGAGCAGCTGTGTGGGAGCCAATGGGGCCCACACCTCAGATGTTCTTCAGCCCAATGACCTGCGGGATCTTTTCCTCCTCCTTGGTTTGGGTCTGGGCCTTGGCCTCCTGATGGCCTTGTTGGAGCTCTTATCCAAAGCCCGCAACCAAGCAAAGGATGGAAAG AAATCATGCTGCTCAGTTCTGACAATGGAGCTGAACCAGCGGTTTGGCAGTGGAGGGGAGTCGACAGACCTGGAGAGCTCAGACAAAAACAGAgcctaa